A single Pirellulales bacterium DNA region contains:
- a CDS encoding DoxX family protein — MDSTSSCWSQNIGKLLLRLTIGGLLLCHGIAKIRNGIDWMGPQLAAHNLPDFVRYGVYIGEVLAPVLVIIGLFTRIGGLIIAINMGVAVWLAHANELWQMDPMGGWARELDALYLLGALCIMFLGAGSFSIDGLLSKRTASEAPAESKSR; from the coding sequence ATGGATTCTACCAGCAGTTGTTGGAGTCAGAATATCGGTAAGTTGCTGTTGCGTTTAACAATTGGCGGGCTGTTGCTATGCCATGGCATAGCCAAAATCCGGAACGGCATTGATTGGATGGGACCCCAGCTCGCTGCCCATAACTTGCCCGATTTTGTCCGCTACGGCGTTTACATCGGCGAAGTGCTGGCACCCGTTTTGGTCATCATCGGACTTTTTACGCGGATTGGCGGGCTGATCATCGCCATTAACATGGGAGTGGCCGTTTGGCTGGCTCATGCCAACGAGCTATGGCAGATGGATCCGATGGGCGGTTGGGCCCGCGAACTCGACGCCCTGTATTTACTGGGCGCGCTGTGCATCATGTTTTTGGGCGCGGGCAGCTTCAGCATCGATGGGCTATTGTCCAAGCGCACTGCCAGCGAGGCGCCGGCCGAATCCAAATCCAGATGA
- the fusA gene encoding elongation factor G: MELQHLRNIGISAHIDSGKTTLSERILFYAGRIHRIQEVKGGQGEGATMDYMDLERERGITITSAATTVHWDDAQGNDHQINLIDTPGHVDFTVEVERSLRVLDGAILVLCAVGGVQSQSMTVDRQMKRYHVPRLAFINKMDRIGANPLRVVQQVKEKLECDAILMQLPIGKEDDFAGIIDLITMQAVYFDGTNGEKVRREAIPAELMDDAKKHRHAMLESLSMYSDQLMELMLAEQEVPEELIHATVKDAVQNQDATAVFMGSAYKNKGVQPLLDAIVRYLPSPLAHAITAKKWDNPEEKIELAADPDKPFVGMAFKLVDDPYGQLTFMRIYQGTVNKGDQMVNQRTSQKQRLSRIVRMHADKREEMDSASAGDIVAIIGLDAASGDTYAPEHKFGTLENMFIAEPVIKMAITVPNRESGDKLAKALQRFSREDPTFRISTDEETGETIIAGMGELHLDIYVERIRREYKVQVEVGAPKVSYREAPTQLAEFNFKHKKQSGGSGQYAHIVGKFEPLAEDSPETFEFENEVIQGRIPKEYIPSVEKGLRAVLNKGPIAGFPIVGLKVILEDGSYHEVDSSDMAFQICGQNCLRENFPKTKPVLLEPVMKVEIEVPTTFQGPVAGNLTSRRGIIMSSEIHGNTAVIEGEVPLAETFGYSTDLRSLTQGQGTFSMEFAKYRRVPNSIQQEIIEEKKKQLVGAK; this comes from the coding sequence ATGGAATTGCAACACCTACGTAACATTGGAATTTCCGCCCACATCGACTCCGGGAAAACTACCCTGAGCGAGCGCATTTTGTTTTACGCCGGCCGCATCCACCGTATTCAAGAGGTCAAAGGCGGCCAGGGCGAAGGCGCCACCATGGATTACATGGACCTGGAGCGCGAACGCGGAATTACCATCACCAGCGCCGCCACCACCGTTCACTGGGACGATGCCCAGGGGAACGACCACCAAATCAACCTCATCGATACGCCGGGCCACGTCGATTTCACCGTCGAGGTGGAACGCAGCCTGCGCGTCTTAGATGGCGCCATTCTCGTGCTATGTGCCGTGGGTGGCGTGCAAAGCCAATCGATGACCGTCGACCGGCAAATGAAGCGCTATCATGTGCCCCGGTTGGCGTTCATCAATAAGATGGACCGGATCGGCGCTAATCCGCTGCGTGTCGTGCAGCAGGTGAAAGAAAAGCTGGAATGCGACGCCATTCTGATGCAACTGCCGATCGGCAAAGAAGACGATTTCGCCGGCATCATCGACCTGATTACCATGCAGGCGGTCTACTTCGACGGCACGAACGGCGAAAAAGTCCGCCGCGAGGCCATTCCGGCAGAGCTGATGGACGATGCAAAAAAACACCGCCACGCCATGCTCGAAAGTTTGTCGATGTACAGCGACCAACTGATGGAACTGATGTTGGCCGAACAGGAAGTGCCCGAAGAATTGATTCATGCCACGGTGAAAGATGCCGTGCAAAATCAAGACGCCACCGCCGTGTTCATGGGTTCCGCCTACAAAAACAAGGGTGTGCAGCCGCTGCTGGACGCCATCGTCCGCTATCTCCCCTCGCCATTGGCCCATGCCATCACTGCAAAAAAGTGGGACAATCCGGAAGAGAAAATAGAATTGGCGGCCGATCCCGATAAGCCGTTCGTCGGCATGGCGTTCAAGTTGGTCGACGATCCGTACGGCCAGCTCACCTTCATGCGCATTTATCAAGGCACGGTGAACAAGGGAGACCAAATGGTCAACCAACGCACCAGCCAAAAGCAGCGGCTCAGCCGCATTGTCCGCATGCACGCCGACAAACGTGAGGAAATGGACAGCGCCAGCGCCGGCGACATCGTGGCCATTATCGGGCTCGATGCGGCCAGCGGCGATACCTATGCCCCCGAACACAAATTCGGCACGCTGGAAAACATGTTCATTGCCGAGCCAGTTATCAAAATGGCCATCACGGTGCCCAATCGTGAATCTGGCGACAAGTTGGCCAAAGCCCTGCAACGCTTCAGCCGCGAAGATCCCACGTTCCGCATCAGCACCGACGAAGAAACCGGCGAAACCATCATCGCCGGCATGGGCGAGTTGCACCTGGATATTTACGTTGAACGCATTCGCCGCGAATATAAAGTACAGGTAGAAGTCGGCGCGCCGAAGGTCAGTTACCGCGAAGCGCCCACCCAACTTGCCGAGTTCAACTTCAAGCACAAAAAACAAAGCGGTGGTTCCGGTCAGTACGCCCACATCGTGGGCAAGTTCGAACCGTTGGCGGAAGATTCGCCCGAGACCTTCGAATTCGAGAACGAGGTCATTCAAGGCCGCATTCCGAAGGAATACATTCCGTCGGTGGAAAAGGGCCTCCGGGCGGTGCTGAACAAAGGCCCGATCGCCGGATTCCCCATCGTGGGACTCAAAGTCATTTTGGAGGACGGCTCCTATCACGAAGTCGACAGCTCCGACATGGCGTTCCAAATTTGCGGGCAGAATTGCTTGCGGGAAAATTTCCCGAAGACCAAGCCCGTGCTGTTGGAACCGGTGATGAAGGTCGAAATTGAAGTGCCCACCACGTTCCAAGGCCCCGTGGCGGGCAATTTGACGAGCCGCCGTGGCATCATCATGTCGTCGGAAATCCATGGCAACACGGCCGTCATCGAAGGCGAAGTGCCGCTGGCCGAAACGTTCGGTTACTCCACCGATTTGCGCAGCCTGACACAAGGGCAGGGCACCTTCAGCATGGAGTTTGCCAAATACCGCCGAGTGCCCAACAGCATTCAGCAGGAAATCATCGAAGAAAAGAAAAAGCAACTCGTCGGCGCCAAGTAA